The Populus nigra chromosome 19, ddPopNigr1.1, whole genome shotgun sequence genome includes a window with the following:
- the LOC133679655 gene encoding uncharacterized protein LOC133679655 isoform X2 produces MLTKAVIVLLISLLVWTYQTIIQPPPPNICGLPGGPPVTSPRIKLSDGRYLAYRERGVAKEKSEFKIIMVHGFDNSKDMALVASQGMERVIRIQIARLAGAALVVPIVNYWWPSFPCHLSREAYKRQLKRDQWKLRIAHYVPGLLYWWMSQKWFPSSSYVEIVPEVYGNRDKEILKMMSGTLTHNQTVTRQQGVFESLHRDLMVGFGSWDFDPMELSNPFPHNESFVHIWQGFEDPLVPVKLQQYVCRKLQWIRYHEVTDGGHLIMYDTNLFEAILRELLLPSGV; encoded by the exons ATGTTGACCAAGGCAGTGATTGTGTTGTTGATTAGTCTTCTGGTATGGACTTATCAGACTATAATACAGCCTCCCCCCCCGAATATTTGTGGACTTCCAGGTGGTCCTCCTGTTACTTCTCCTCGAATCAAACTCAGCGATGGAAGGTATCTAGCTTACAGAGAGAGAGGGGTTGCCAAAGAGAAATCTGAATTCAAAATCATCATGGTTCATGGCTTTGACAACTCCAAGGACATGGCTCTTGTAGCCTCTCAG GGTATGGAGAGAGTGATCCGAATCCAAATCGCTCG GCTAGCAGGTGCAGCTCTTGTGGTTCCAATTGTCAATTACTGGTGGCCTTCCTTTCCTTGTCATCTATCCAGGGAGGCCTACAAGAGACAACTTAAGCGAGACCAATGGAAACTTCGGATAGCCCATTACGTTCCTGGACTCCTATACTGGTGGATGAGCCAGAAATGGTTCCCATCATCTTCTTATGTGGAGATAGTGCCAGAAGTATATGGCAATAGAGACAAAGAAATCTTGAAGATGATGTCAGGAACATTGACTCATAATCAG ACAGTGACAAGACAACAAGGTGTTTTTGAATCTCTTCATCGAGACCTGATGGTGGGTTTTGGAAGTTGGGATTTTGATCCTATGGAACTAAGTAATCCATTCCCACACAATGAGAGTTTTGTTCACATCTGGCAAGGTTTTGAGGATCCATTAGTGCCAGTTAAACTCCAGCAATATGTTTGCAGGAAGCTGCAGTGGATTCGCTATCATGAAGTCACTGATGGAGGACACCTGATCATGTATGACACTAATTTGTTTGAAGCCATCCTGAGGGAACTCTTGCTTCCCTCCGGTGTATGA
- the LOC133679655 gene encoding uncharacterized protein LOC133679655 isoform X1 has translation MLTKAVIVLLISLLVWTYQTIIQPPPPNICGLPGGPPVTSPRIKLSDGRYLAYRERGVAKEKSEFKIIMVHGFDNSKDMALVASQELILELRIYFLSFDRAGYGESDPNPNRSVKSDTFDIQELADKLQLGSNFYVLGISMGGYPTWGCLKYIPNRLAGAALVVPIVNYWWPSFPCHLSREAYKRQLKRDQWKLRIAHYVPGLLYWWMSQKWFPSSSYVEIVPEVYGNRDKEILKMMSGTLTHNQTVTRQQGVFESLHRDLMVGFGSWDFDPMELSNPFPHNESFVHIWQGFEDPLVPVKLQQYVCRKLQWIRYHEVTDGGHLIMYDTNLFEAILRELLLPSGV, from the exons ATGTTGACCAAGGCAGTGATTGTGTTGTTGATTAGTCTTCTGGTATGGACTTATCAGACTATAATACAGCCTCCCCCCCCGAATATTTGTGGACTTCCAGGTGGTCCTCCTGTTACTTCTCCTCGAATCAAACTCAGCGATGGAAGGTATCTAGCTTACAGAGAGAGAGGGGTTGCCAAAGAGAAATCTGAATTCAAAATCATCATGGTTCATGGCTTTGACAACTCCAAGGACATGGCTCTTGTAGCCTCTCAG GAACTAATTCTTGAGTTGAGGATATATTTTCTCTCCTTCGACCGCGCAGGGTATGGAGAGAGTGATCCGAATCCAAATCGCTCGGTAAAGAGTGACACATTTGATATTCAAGAGCTTGCAGACAAATTACAGCTAGGATCAAATTTCTATGTGCTTGGAATTTCCATGGGAGGCTATCCCACGTGGGGATGCCTCAAATATATACCAAACAG GCTAGCAGGTGCAGCTCTTGTGGTTCCAATTGTCAATTACTGGTGGCCTTCCTTTCCTTGTCATCTATCCAGGGAGGCCTACAAGAGACAACTTAAGCGAGACCAATGGAAACTTCGGATAGCCCATTACGTTCCTGGACTCCTATACTGGTGGATGAGCCAGAAATGGTTCCCATCATCTTCTTATGTGGAGATAGTGCCAGAAGTATATGGCAATAGAGACAAAGAAATCTTGAAGATGATGTCAGGAACATTGACTCATAATCAG ACAGTGACAAGACAACAAGGTGTTTTTGAATCTCTTCATCGAGACCTGATGGTGGGTTTTGGAAGTTGGGATTTTGATCCTATGGAACTAAGTAATCCATTCCCACACAATGAGAGTTTTGTTCACATCTGGCAAGGTTTTGAGGATCCATTAGTGCCAGTTAAACTCCAGCAATATGTTTGCAGGAAGCTGCAGTGGATTCGCTATCATGAAGTCACTGATGGAGGACACCTGATCATGTATGACACTAATTTGTTTGAAGCCATCCTGAGGGAACTCTTGCTTCCCTCCGGTGTATGA